Proteins found in one Corynebacterium zhongnanshanii genomic segment:
- the rpsJ gene encoding 30S ribosomal protein S10 — MAGQKIRIRLKAYDHEAIDASAKKIVETVTRTGARVVGPVPLPTEKNVYCVIRSPHKYKDSREHFEMRTHKRLIDILDPTPKTVDALMRIDLPASVDVNIQ, encoded by the coding sequence GTGGCGGGACAAAAGATCCGCATTAGGCTCAAGGCCTACGACCACGAGGCAATCGACGCTTCTGCCAAGAAGATCGTCGAAACGGTCACCCGTACCGGCGCCCGTGTTGTTGGCCCAGTGCCACTGCCAACTGAAAAGAACGTGTACTGCGTCATCCGCTCTCCGCACAAGTACAAGGACTCGCGTGAGCACTTTGAGATGCGTACCCACAAGCGTCTGATCGACATCCTGGATCCAACCCCGAAGACGGTCGATGCCCTGATGCGCATCGACCTGCCGGCCAGCGTCGACGTCAACATTCAGTAA